The following are encoded in a window of Anoplopoma fimbria isolate UVic2021 breed Golden Eagle Sablefish chromosome 3, Afim_UVic_2022, whole genome shotgun sequence genomic DNA:
- the LOC129088795 gene encoding desmoglein-2-like protein codes for MGQQHSLQHQSKHSSFLRGSQDGHCQQNPQVQVWGRQQDLGEKLGRIQKKPERGVLNGRTTVTRASCAAEKQAARDCLCEYNYEGRGSPAGSVGCCSLLESDNDLHFLDDLGTKFKTLAKICSPPRPSSPLIPQCTVPPDVDKVDRRAGPPLETKPPSIHGKSPDQNVSVSQPSTSVMGLNSTSTSIVHGQTTTSVIGFNGAPPNSCIHVLEFIFNINRQNISAFDKQKICMWL; via the exons ATGGGGCAGCAACATAGCTTACAACACCAAAGCAAGCACAGCAGCTTCCTCCGTGGCTCTCAAGATGGGCACTGCCAACAAAACCCACAAGTCCAGGTTTGGGGCCGACAGCAGGATCTGGGAGAGAAGCTTGGGAGAATCCAGAAGAAGCCAGAGAGAGGTGTTCTCAATGGAAGAACAACTGTCACA AGGGCGAGCTGCGCAGCAGAGAAGCAGGCCGCAAGGGATTGCCTGTGTGAGTACAACTACGAGGGCCGGGGCTCTCCTGCTGGCTCAGTGGGCTGCTGCAGCCTCCTGGAGTCTGACAACGACCTGCACTTCCTTGATGACCTTGGGACCAAGTTCAAGACCCTGGCTAAGATCTGTTCCCCTCCTAGACCTTCGTCACCTCTGATACCTCAATGTACTGTACCCCCAGATGTGGATAAAGTTGACCGCAGAGCTGGGCCCCCATTGGAGACAAAACCACCCAGCATCCATGGCAAGAGCCCCGACCAAAATGTCAGCGTCAGCCAGCCATCCACCAGTGTCATGGGCTTAAACAGTACATCCACCAGTATCGTGCATGGGCAAACAACCACCAGTGTCATAGGCTTTAATGGAGCTCCCCCcaattcatgtattcatgtattagAATTCATTTTCAACATCAACAGACAAAATATCTCCGCATTTGACAAGCAAAAGATTTGTATGTGGCTGTAG